One genomic segment of Candidatus Omnitrophota bacterium includes these proteins:
- a CDS encoding tetratricopeptide repeat protein has product MIKPLKINEYYERIDKYLGMLLLLCVFLFIFAYSHRAIFDLDIWSHLKTGEYIIQNKTIPQTDIFSFTRQGEPWPSQRWLFQVVSYLIYQKWQAEGLILFGSYTIILTFFILFLIGRKFLKSYLETSLLILLVALASASRFNIRPEMFSLLFFTFYLYILRFFIEKRIVWFLVPIQILWVNLHFYFFLGPALILLFIIAESVRRFSKKLPWRWGKEFPLSNKAFKQLILLFFVSSFACIFNQGGLNGAFYPFVVFKEIFLGQSKIFCEHIQELRPTFRLIKDIGNYYPILLVLCFSSMLMNFRRLKIVEILLAVFFFFFGLTVRNVSFSSVAAFLIIISYLGETITSMSSNIKVKVPRQQTVYYLFRIGIILIIIVWLVSKILSVSSQKYYDFTANKFVYLGCGIDNRRFPVKAVDFVINNNLPDNILNDFNSGAYLIYKGYPKIKVFIDGRTEVYGEVFYRDYQEAMDGKRAVFEKLVSKYNVNTIILSTLSNTKIYSIVPYIYKNPQWRLVFFDDAGVVFLRNLPLYQQLLNKYSLGSGKYNPLPVNTKEIGLRRVYPSLYLKYANLLLLLGENNAAIVEAKNALEVDPACGEAYSILGRAYLKQDQYSLAFSALRHAALFLPKNPEVLTNLGLCLRKLGDNSFAVTILKGVVRIDKKYSPAYYQLGMAYYSRNDLRGAVSAFENAVKLNPEDPRLRLKLSESLFQLGEKSRNPVIITKARKEASKALELSKSDAKLYKELEMRIKKIFEHEKL; this is encoded by the coding sequence ATGATAAAACCCTTAAAAATAAATGAATACTATGAAAGGATTGATAAATATCTTGGAATGTTGTTGTTGCTTTGCGTATTTTTATTTATCTTTGCTTATTCCCACCGTGCCATTTTTGACCTTGATATCTGGTCGCATTTAAAAACCGGCGAATATATAATCCAGAATAAAACAATCCCGCAAACTGATATTTTTTCCTTTACGCGGCAAGGCGAGCCTTGGCCAAGCCAGAGATGGCTTTTTCAGGTGGTGTCTTATCTTATATATCAAAAATGGCAGGCAGAAGGCCTTATCTTATTTGGCAGTTACACGATTATTTTAACTTTCTTTATTTTATTTCTTATTGGGCGGAAGTTTTTGAAATCTTACTTGGAAACTTCTCTTTTGATTTTACTTGTTGCTTTGGCTTCAGCCTCGCGTTTTAATATCCGTCCTGAAATGTTCAGCCTCTTATTTTTTACGTTTTACCTATATATATTGCGGTTCTTTATTGAGAAACGGATAGTCTGGTTTCTTGTTCCGATTCAAATCCTCTGGGTAAACCTTCATTTTTACTTTTTTCTCGGGCCAGCGCTTATATTGCTATTTATTATTGCAGAGTCGGTAAGGAGGTTTTCAAAAAAATTACCTTGGAGATGGGGAAAAGAATTTCCCTTAAGCAATAAAGCGTTTAAACAGCTCATCCTTTTATTTTTTGTTTCTTCTTTCGCCTGTATTTTTAATCAAGGCGGGTTAAACGGCGCATTCTATCCTTTTGTGGTCTTTAAAGAAATATTTTTAGGCCAGAGTAAAATATTCTGTGAGCATATCCAAGAACTAAGGCCTACATTCCGGTTAATTAAAGACATCGGGAATTATTATCCTATCCTGCTTGTTTTATGTTTTTCTTCCATGTTGATGAATTTTAGGAGGTTGAAGATTGTTGAGATTTTGCTTGCGGTTTTCTTTTTTTTCTTTGGGCTTACTGTGCGCAATGTATCTTTTTCTTCGGTCGCGGCTTTCTTAATTATAATTTCTTACCTCGGAGAAACCATAACTTCAATGAGCTCAAATATTAAAGTTAAGGTTCCCCGTCAGCAAACAGTCTATTATTTATTTAGGATAGGAATAATTTTAATAATTATTGTTTGGCTCGTATCCAAAATTCTCTCTGTCTCTTCACAGAAGTATTATGATTTTACTGCCAATAAATTTGTATATCTTGGTTGCGGTATAGATAATAGAAGGTTTCCTGTAAAGGCAGTTGATTTTGTTATTAATAATAACCTACCGGATAATATCTTAAATGATTTTAATTCAGGCGCCTATTTAATATACAAAGGATATCCAAAGATAAAGGTATTTATCGATGGCCGGACCGAAGTATATGGAGAAGTTTTTTACAGGGATTATCAGGAAGCAATGGATGGGAAAAGAGCTGTTTTTGAAAAATTAGTTAGTAAGTATAATGTAAATACAATTATATTGAGCACGCTTTCAAATACTAAAATATACAGTATAGTCCCCTATATTTATAAGAACCCGCAGTGGAGGTTGGTGTTTTTTGATGATGCGGGAGTTGTGTTTTTAAGAAACCTTCCTTTATATCAGCAATTGCTAAATAAATATTCATTAGGCTCGGGCAAATATAACCCTTTGCCTGTAAATACGAAAGAGATCGGGCTAAGAAGAGTTTATCCGTCTTTATATTTAAAGTATGCAAATCTTCTGCTTCTTCTAGGAGAGAATAATGCCGCTATAGTAGAGGCAAAAAATGCTTTGGAGGTAGATCCGGCCTGCGGTGAAGCATACAGTATCTTAGGCCGAGCTTATTTAAAGCAGGACCAATACTCTTTAGCTTTCAGTGCGTTACGCCACGCCGCGTTGTTCCTTCCGAAGAATCCCGAAGTTCTGACTAACTTGGGCTTATGCTTAAGAAAGTTAGGAGATAATAGTTTTGCTGTTACTATCCTAAAAGGAGTAGTAAGAATTGACAAAAAATATTCTCCGGCCTACTATCAATTAGGCATGGCATATTATTCCAGGAATGATTTAAGGGGAGCTGTAAGTGCTTTTGAGAACGCCGTTAAACTAAACCCAGAAGATCCAAGATTGCGCCTTAAACTTTCGGAGAGCCTATTTCAATTAGGGGAAAAATCAAGAAATCCGGTAATAATAACAAAGGCTAGAAAAGAAGCAAGCAAAGCATTGGAATTATCAAAGAGCGACGCTAAGTTATACAAAGAATTAGAGATGCGGATAAAGAAAATTTTTGAGCATGAAAAACTTTAA
- a CDS encoding peptidyl-prolyl cis-trans isomerase: protein MLRMRLYNFLIIAAVIVLFSGCDNLPFFPKKKEIKQEESRAPAGDIVAKIGRFYITKDDLNKEIDAFNNMVTTQGMPQSKIDTREKKIDYLKNDAVRKYILYQEALDRGLDKRADIERKLENGKVTLLVSELLRSEIEKIDVTSKEIEDFYKENKDMLKEPEQRKISEILVPTEEDARQVNIELLKGGDFATLARQYSKSPTAAKGGSLGFISLEMDTTKRIRPDKFYEVAFSPTLDTGSISNIFKSKEGYYIIKLESVKKSEAKSLSELWDNIKSYLLFEKQQKAIESLANKLTGETKIEIYEGKVD, encoded by the coding sequence ATGTTAAGAATGAGGCTTTATAATTTTTTAATTATTGCGGCAGTTATAGTTCTGTTTTCTGGTTGTGATAATCTCCCGTTTTTCCCAAAGAAAAAGGAAATTAAGCAGGAAGAGAGCAGGGCCCCAGCAGGCGATATAGTCGCAAAGATAGGGAGATTTTATATTACTAAGGATGATTTAAATAAAGAAATAGATGCATTTAACAATATGGTCACTACCCAGGGCATGCCTCAGAGTAAAATTGATACCCGTGAAAAAAAGATAGATTATTTAAAGAATGACGCGGTGCGTAAATATATACTTTATCAGGAAGCTTTGGATAGAGGGCTTGATAAAAGAGCGGATATTGAAAGAAAATTAGAGAATGGTAAAGTTACGCTTTTAGTTTCAGAATTATTGCGCAGCGAAATTGAGAAGATAGATGTTACCAGTAAAGAAATAGAGGATTTTTATAAAGAAAATAAAGATATGTTAAAAGAGCCGGAGCAAAGAAAAATTTCTGAGATACTTGTTCCGACGGAAGAAGATGCAAGACAGGTAAATATTGAGCTCTTAAAGGGGGGAGATTTTGCGACACTTGCCCGGCAATATTCTAAATCTCCTACTGCAGCTAAAGGTGGAAGCTTAGGCTTTATTTCTTTAGAAATGGATACTACAAAAAGAATAAGGCCGGATAAGTTTTATGAAGTAGCTTTTTCTCCTACTCTAGATACGGGGAGCATCAGCAATATTTTTAAAAGCAAAGAAGGCTATTATATTATAAAGCTGGAAAGCGTTAAGAAATCGGAAGCAAAATCACTTTCTGAGCTTTGGGACAATATAAAGTCGTATTTATTATTTGAGAAACAGCAAAAAGCTATTGAAAGCCTGGCTAATAAATTAACCGGAGAAACAAAAATAGAGATATATGAAGGCAAGGTAGACTAA
- the cpaB gene encoding Flp pilus assembly protein CpaB, with product MIIAAVAGLVAVYLINIYIQQTADETRKREQERRKELATVVIAKQDIASGTAIKDTMVKEEIISKSLIQPRAASSLDRVVDRITIAPISKGEQVLLNKVTLSGEAVSLSTKIPRGKRAITIPVDNISSVGGMIRPGDHVDVVSMIPIPGIGQDGKPSNQMNTTPLFQDVLVLAVGQEYAAVPGGQKGEKRQTPIITLALAPQEANLIAFIQEQGRIRLILRSPGDSGSERIAPANWESVLRMTIPEMFERGEEAPAPKPRKTVEIYRGLQKEVKPLD from the coding sequence ATGATTATAGCGGCTGTCGCCGGTTTAGTCGCGGTGTATCTAATTAATATTTATATCCAGCAGACAGCAGATGAAACCAGAAAGAGAGAGCAGGAGAGGAGAAAAGAACTGGCAACTGTTGTCATTGCAAAGCAAGATATTGCTTCGGGGACTGCTATTAAAGACACTATGGTTAAAGAAGAAATAATCAGTAAGTCTCTGATTCAGCCTCGCGCCGCAAGTTCCTTGGATAGGGTTGTGGATAGAATTACAATTGCTCCTATATCTAAAGGTGAGCAAGTGCTTCTTAATAAAGTTACTCTTTCGGGAGAAGCAGTTTCGTTATCGACAAAAATTCCCCGGGGAAAAAGAGCGATTACAATTCCAGTAGATAATATTTCTTCTGTTGGAGGGATGATCAGGCCGGGAGACCATGTAGATGTAGTCAGTATGATACCAATCCCGGGGATAGGCCAGGATGGAAAACCCAGTAACCAAATGAATACTACGCCGCTTTTTCAGGATGTTTTGGTTTTAGCTGTTGGGCAAGAATATGCAGCAGTCCCCGGCGGGCAAAAAGGAGAAAAAAGGCAAACTCCAATTATTACTCTGGCATTAGCGCCTCAGGAAGCGAATCTTATCGCATTTATTCAGGAACAAGGCAGAATTCGTTTAATCCTTCGTTCTCCCGGAGACAGCGGATCTGAAAGAATTGCTCCTGCTAATTGGGAATCTGTATTAAGAATGACTATACCGGAAATGTTTGAAAGAGGAGAAGAGGCGCCGGCTCCAAAGCCTCGTAAAACGGTTGAAATATACCGCGGTTTGCAAAAAGAAGTAAAACCTTTGGATTAG
- a CDS encoding TonB family protein codes for MTRKYKILCSLILFSSFLLAHKPVLITAENEETIRMIVGESKVFPTLSPTRVVIGNPKVADIVDVTNTEISVNAKLSGVTTLVYWDNYGEQSMKIRVVPEDTIELKRRVDSLISGLGLDEVKTNIADDEGKILIMGRVKNPQDRERIGVALGALKDKTIDLIEVKEEQAVVEIDVQILELDKDGTTSLGFSWPGQFWINEVASPGIATTGVTSIVQGASPSTSFSVTNAGTKLSNLYKVVNYSRNAFGVKLDALIQEGKARILSRPRLACQSGKEAELLVGGEKPIFSTTLAATTGNSGTQVEYKEYGIKLNIKPTVGADEKIKLNLKVDVSELQEAETIGTTTSITAKAYPLTKRSTSTELFLEDEQTLAIGGLIKQKTSEDLRKFPWLADIPVLGSFFRQKITTTGGGSGEKGDTELFITLTPKIVSRESDSKKNKKEPEPRDFVKPSLPVNTSSSPISNYASLIQKRITDNLEFPAAAKKSGFEGTVKLSLHLSYQGDLLDTVVKKTSGYKILDESAVKTARGIGSYPPFPPAITSQDIWIDVPIAYRLD; via the coding sequence ATGACGAGAAAATATAAGATTCTCTGTAGCTTAATTTTGTTTTCATCTTTTTTATTGGCACACAAACCAGTTTTAATTACTGCGGAGAATGAAGAAACAATCCGTATGATAGTCGGAGAGTCAAAAGTTTTTCCTACATTATCGCCTACCCGAGTAGTTATAGGAAATCCTAAGGTTGCAGACATTGTGGATGTCACGAATACCGAGATTTCCGTAAATGCAAAATTATCAGGAGTCACTACTTTGGTTTATTGGGATAATTATGGCGAACAATCAATGAAAATCAGAGTTGTCCCCGAAGACACTATAGAGTTAAAGCGAAGAGTAGACAGTTTAATTTCCGGTTTAGGATTAGATGAGGTGAAAACCAATATTGCCGATGATGAGGGCAAGATTTTAATTATGGGCCGGGTAAAAAACCCGCAAGACAGAGAAAGAATTGGAGTTGCGCTTGGAGCATTAAAAGATAAGACAATTGACCTTATTGAGGTAAAAGAAGAACAGGCAGTAGTTGAAATTGACGTGCAGATATTAGAGCTTGATAAAGACGGGACTACTTCATTAGGGTTTAGCTGGCCCGGGCAATTCTGGATTAATGAAGTTGCTTCTCCGGGTATTGCTACTACAGGAGTTACTTCAATTGTTCAAGGAGCTTCTCCTTCCACAAGTTTCTCGGTTACAAATGCCGGAACAAAACTTTCAAATTTGTATAAAGTTGTAAATTATAGCCGTAATGCTTTTGGCGTCAAGTTAGATGCGTTGATTCAAGAAGGAAAAGCAAGGATTCTTTCCCGCCCGCGTTTGGCCTGCCAGAGTGGGAAAGAAGCAGAGTTGTTGGTAGGAGGAGAAAAGCCGATATTTAGCACAACACTTGCTGCTACAACAGGAAATTCAGGAACTCAGGTAGAATACAAGGAGTACGGAATTAAGCTAAATATTAAGCCAACCGTAGGTGCTGATGAAAAAATCAAATTAAATTTAAAGGTTGACGTAAGCGAGTTGCAGGAAGCTGAAACCATAGGGACTACGACTTCAATTACGGCAAAGGCATATCCGCTTACTAAGCGTTCCACGTCTACAGAGCTTTTTCTTGAAGATGAGCAGACCTTAGCTATCGGAGGTTTGATAAAGCAGAAAACCTCCGAGGATTTACGTAAATTCCCTTGGCTTGCTGATATCCCCGTTTTAGGATCATTTTTTAGACAAAAAATTACGACTACTGGTGGTGGAAGCGGCGAGAAAGGGGATACAGAATTATTTATTACGCTTACTCCGAAAATTGTTAGTAGGGAATCGGATAGTAAAAAAAATAAGAAAGAGCCAGAACCCCGGGATTTTGTTAAGCCTTCTTTGCCCGTGAATACATCTTCCTCACCAATTAGTAACTATGCTTCTTTAATTCAAAAGCGAATTACTGATAATTTGGAGTTTCCTGCAGCAGCCAAGAAAAGCGGTTTTGAGGGGACAGTGAAATTAAGTTTGCATCTTTCGTATCAGGGGGATCTTTTGGATACAGTGGTTAAGAAAACTTCCGGATACAAAATATTAGATGAAAGCGCGGTAAAGACAGCCCGGGGCATCGGAAGTTATCCTCCGTTTCCTCCCGCAATAACATCTCAGGATATTTGGATAGACGTACCAATAGCCTATCGGCTTGATTAA
- a CDS encoding ATPase, T2SS/T4P/T4SS family, giving the protein MSKTISIFSTKGGVGKTFVSMNLAVSLGYYSKKKVALIDLDLQAVGDMSRLLNVQSRKSLLDLAENIKKNPEAVSLKDYMVKIPNFGVDFLPAVLNPRQAVHLDSDRIKCVLDYLDKNYDFILIDAGRAFTESLFSTFNYTNLILLVVTPDVISVYQTKWSLDSLQSLHIPLNMIKIVLNRAESAGSVSWQEVRAAIPVEIIGRIPSEGKTVGLALNRATPVVIDSPRSKVALAIRKLEKDLIEKPNLFLERQEIAVAAGEEVVLPKEGEFWQRFNLAKDALVETDTQEEDEIIELKKRIHSKLIEKLDLKHIEIDMTDPVKARQIRDKTEGHISTALAEETGVFLSSFEIRKRLVKEIADEALGLGPLEDLANDPDISDIMVNNKNQIYIERGGKIKLSPKRFLSNEQVRQVIERIIAPLGRRIDESVPMVDARLPDGSRVNAIIPPLALSGPTLTIRKFGRERLTIDDLLRINTLTEPMRDFIAGCVLSRKNIIVSGGTGSGKTTVLNVLSTFIPENERIITIEDAAELKLKQEHCVRLESRPPNIEGKGAITIRDLFRNSLRMRPDRIIIGECRGAESLDMLQAMNTGHDGSLTTIHANSTQDVLVRLDSMILMSGVELPIRAIREMIASAIDIVIHTARLSDGTRKVIQITEITGMKDDIHIGLEDIFVFKQTGIDAQNNVVGQFKATGYIPAFIEELKIKGIPIPADIFKSS; this is encoded by the coding sequence ATGTCCAAAACAATTTCAATATTCAGCACAAAAGGCGGCGTTGGGAAGACTTTTGTCTCAATGAATTTGGCTGTAAGCCTTGGGTACTATTCCAAGAAAAAAGTCGCCCTTATTGACCTTGATCTTCAAGCAGTAGGGGATATGTCGCGGCTACTTAATGTTCAAAGCCGCAAATCTTTATTGGACCTTGCCGAAAATATAAAGAAAAATCCCGAAGCTGTATCATTGAAGGATTATATGGTAAAAATTCCCAATTTCGGGGTTGATTTTTTACCGGCAGTCTTAAACCCGCGGCAGGCTGTGCATCTGGATAGCGATAGAATTAAATGCGTCCTTGATTATTTGGATAAGAATTATGATTTCATTCTTATTGATGCAGGGCGGGCTTTTACGGAAAGTTTGTTTTCTACTTTTAATTATACCAATTTAATCCTCTTAGTTGTAACTCCCGACGTAATTTCAGTTTATCAAACAAAATGGTCACTTGATTCTTTACAGTCTTTGCATATCCCTCTTAATATGATAAAGATTGTTTTAAACCGCGCTGAGAGCGCAGGCAGCGTCAGTTGGCAGGAAGTGCGCGCCGCGATACCCGTTGAAATAATTGGGAGAATCCCTTCAGAGGGAAAAACTGTTGGCCTTGCATTAAACCGCGCAACCCCGGTTGTTATAGATTCTCCTCGTTCAAAAGTAGCCCTTGCCATAAGAAAACTTGAGAAAGACCTTATTGAAAAACCAAATCTTTTCCTTGAACGTCAAGAAATAGCAGTTGCCGCTGGAGAAGAAGTTGTATTGCCTAAGGAAGGTGAGTTTTGGCAGAGGTTTAATCTAGCGAAGGATGCGCTTGTTGAAACCGATACTCAAGAAGAAGATGAGATTATTGAGTTAAAGAAACGAATCCATTCAAAATTAATTGAAAAACTGGATTTAAAACATATTGAAATTGACATGACTGATCCGGTTAAAGCGCGCCAGATAAGGGATAAAACCGAAGGGCATATCTCTACTGCTCTAGCAGAAGAGACCGGTGTATTTCTCTCATCATTTGAAATAAGAAAAAGATTAGTTAAAGAGATTGCTGATGAGGCTCTTGGTTTGGGGCCTTTGGAAGACCTCGCAAATGACCCGGACATATCAGATATTATGGTTAATAATAAAAACCAGATTTATATTGAACGAGGCGGGAAAATTAAATTATCTCCCAAAAGATTCCTTTCAAATGAACAGGTGCGCCAGGTTATTGAGAGGATTATTGCTCCATTGGGCCGCAGGATCGATGAGTCAGTCCCAATGGTGGATGCGCGCCTTCCTGATGGCTCGCGCGTAAATGCAATTATTCCTCCGCTTGCTTTATCCGGCCCGACTCTTACGATTAGAAAATTTGGAAGAGAGCGTCTTACTATTGACGATTTGCTTCGTATAAATACTTTAACCGAACCAATGCGCGATTTTATTGCCGGCTGCGTTTTATCAAGAAAAAATATTATTGTTTCGGGAGGAACCGGTTCAGGAAAAACAACCGTTTTAAATGTGCTCTCTACGTTTATCCCGGAGAATGAGCGAATTATTACAATTGAAGATGCTGCCGAATTAAAATTAAAACAGGAGCATTGCGTGCGCCTTGAGTCACGCCCACCTAATATTGAAGGAAAGGGAGCAATTACAATTCGCGATCTTTTCCGTAACTCTTTAAGAATGCGGCCTGATAGAATCATTATCGGAGAATGCCGAGGGGCTGAATCATTGGATATGCTGCAGGCGATGAATACAGGCCACGATGGTTCATTAACTACAATCCATGCAAATTCTACACAGGATGTTTTAGTCCGCCTTGACTCCATGATTTTAATGTCTGGTGTTGAGTTGCCTATCAGGGCGATTAGAGAAATGATTGCCTCCGCAATTGATATCGTAATTCACACTGCCCGTTTGTCCGACGGAACCCGGAAAGTTATACAGATTACGGAAATTACAGGCATGAAAGACGATATTCATATAGGTTTAGAAGATATCTTTGTCTTTAAGCAAACCGGCATTGATGCGCAGAATAATGTTGTCGGTCAATTTAAAGCCACTGGTTACATCCCTGCATTTATTGAAGAACTTAAGATTAAAGGGATACCAATCCCCGCTGATATATTTAAATCATCTTAA
- a CDS encoding DUF192 domain-containing protein — MQIINKTTNISLANEVIIAQSFFKKAKGLLGVKEFKEGHALIIKPCNSIHTFFMQISIDVIFVDAANIVVKCIPNLPPFRLSPIYFEASYVIELPAGTINKTQVKTGDCLLIS, encoded by the coding sequence ATGCAAATAATCAATAAAACTACAAATATAAGTTTGGCCAACGAAGTTATTATAGCGCAATCTTTTTTTAAAAAAGCAAAGGGGCTTTTGGGAGTTAAAGAGTTTAAAGAAGGACATGCACTTATTATTAAGCCATGTAATTCAATCCATACTTTTTTTATGCAAATTTCAATTGATGTTATATTTGTTGATGCAGCAAATATAGTAGTTAAATGTATCCCAAATCTTCCGCCATTTCGCTTAAGCCCAATTTATTTTGAAGCAAGCTACGTGATTGAATTACCCGCCGGAACAATCAATAAAACCCAAGTTAAAACAGGTGATTGCCTTTTAATATCATAG
- a CDS encoding type II secretion system F family protein → MFVKALIFLVVFGVIFFLVTSAYPAFEILMKRWRRKRMDNITPKLDHMFLDITLQKLMFLDVLVPVIFGIIAVTVSRNIWIVLGAIVLGLIIPIFVIKKLESIRRNKFAGQIVDVLMILSSCLKAGLSMTQALEVVVEEMPSPANQEFGLVTRQMQMGVSLEDAMNSLRRRMKVSDLDMVVTAMMVARESGGDLTETFSRLVFTIQERNKLISRVKALCVQGKLQGAIMSLLPIFFALFVYKVNPHFFDIFFEDNFGRMLFAYAIISEIMGIIFIRKLSKVDI, encoded by the coding sequence ATGTTTGTAAAAGCTTTGATATTTTTGGTCGTCTTTGGGGTGATATTCTTTCTTGTCACTTCTGCGTACCCCGCGTTTGAGATTTTAATGAAACGTTGGCGCAGAAAAAGAATGGATAATATTACCCCAAAGCTGGACCATATGTTTCTGGATATTACATTGCAGAAGCTGATGTTTCTGGATGTGTTAGTACCTGTAATATTCGGGATTATAGCAGTTACAGTTTCCAGAAACATTTGGATAGTTTTAGGGGCAATCGTGTTGGGTTTAATCATCCCTATCTTCGTGATTAAAAAGTTAGAGTCAATACGCCGGAATAAATTTGCGGGACAAATAGTAGATGTATTGATGATTCTTTCCAGCTGCCTTAAAGCAGGTTTGAGCATGACGCAGGCTCTGGAAGTTGTGGTTGAAGAAATGCCTTCTCCTGCTAACCAAGAATTTGGCTTAGTAACCCGCCAGATGCAAATGGGTGTATCTTTGGAGGATGCAATGAACAGCTTGCGCCGGCGTATGAAGGTAAGTGATCTGGATATGGTAGTAACAGCGATGATGGTTGCGAGGGAGAGCGGAGGAGACCTTACAGAAACATTCTCCCGCCTTGTCTTTACGATTCAGGAACGCAATAAATTAATCAGCCGCGTTAAAGCTTTGTGCGTTCAGGGAAAGTTGCAGGGTGCGATTATGTCGTTATTACCGATCTTTTTTGCGCTTTTTGTTTATAAGGTTAACCCGCATTTTTTTGATATCTTTTTTGAGGATAACTTTGGAAGGATGCTTTTTGCATACGCGATAATTTCAGAAATAATGGGGATAATCTTTATCCGCAAATTAAGCAAAGTGGATATTTAG
- a CDS encoding type II secretion system F family protein, translated as MLIIIGLLLSLAIYLVLYQIGVAASEKAHLPQEVFSNDVEQSLLRSSASIETQNTAWLSITKRFRALEKRIKATGLRRKIIKAGSPMGVLEFIFLKILCMTAVPLIAFILLGNKFPQHLVFIISLGVGFILPEFWLQRQIKIRQNNIRKDLPNIIDLLNLCVSGGMDFMLAVNRVVKELPKCDLTQELSEVYRQTQMGKSRKEALKEMAWRIDMAEVYSFVRTLVQADRMGSPMAEALKLQSEEVRTRRFHRGEAMALKAPIKLLFPLFAFILPVVLIIVGGPIILNFVRNNVSMGF; from the coding sequence ATGTTAATAATAATAGGGTTGCTTTTAAGTTTAGCGATATATTTAGTGCTCTACCAGATTGGGGTTGCTGCTTCTGAAAAGGCGCATCTTCCGCAGGAAGTTTTTTCCAATGATGTAGAGCAATCACTTTTGCGTTCTAGTGCTAGCATTGAAACACAGAATACCGCCTGGCTTTCTATTACTAAGCGGTTTAGGGCTCTCGAGAAGCGTATAAAAGCTACTGGCTTAAGAAGAAAGATAATCAAAGCAGGTTCTCCTATGGGTGTTTTGGAATTCATTTTCTTAAAGATACTTTGTATGACAGCAGTTCCTTTGATTGCCTTTATTTTATTAGGAAATAAATTTCCGCAGCATTTGGTATTTATTATATCGTTGGGTGTTGGCTTTATTCTTCCGGAATTTTGGTTGCAAAGGCAGATTAAGATCCGCCAGAACAATATCAGAAAGGACCTGCCCAATATTATCGACCTTTTAAATTTGTGCGTTAGCGGCGGTATGGATTTTATGCTTGCAGTTAACCGTGTTGTAAAAGAATTACCCAAGTGCGACTTAACGCAGGAATTAAGTGAAGTATACCGCCAGACCCAGATGGGTAAAAGCAGGAAAGAGGCTTTAAAAGAAATGGCTTGGCGTATAGATATGGCAGAGGTTTATTCATTCGTCAGAACTCTTGTGCAGGCAGATAGGATGGGTTCTCCGATGGCAGAGGCATTAAAACTTCAGTCAGAAGAGGTCAGGACAAGAAGATTCCATAGAGGAGAGGCAATGGCTTTAAAGGCACCTATAAAACTGCTCTTTCCTCTTTTTGCATTTATTTTACCGGTTGTTTTGATTATTGTAGGCGGCCCGATTATTTTAAATTTTGTGCGTAACAATGTCAGTATGGGGTTTTAA